One stretch of Oncorhynchus keta strain PuntledgeMale-10-30-2019 chromosome 16, Oket_V2, whole genome shotgun sequence DNA includes these proteins:
- the LOC118361874 gene encoding rho GTPase-activating protein gacJ-like isoform X2 — translation MDKMQLTFPCLTVLLGLVLASTTTAQTQPVNPTVTQPTSASNPANNTHTLGHTTVVDNNNLTLSAINPNLTDLIFDNVPITNSTGRPNHTVTTPLKTSSDASPGPTSWPSPMDVSTSKPPAEASSTTASTSATSTTENRSLTGTAQPKPSARKSPHIGLIIFIVIIIAACVLGATCFFTKKTSRRYSVDLRDRHEDLPLSTADPDAVFDNSSTQKGMDTFTAVDLNSTEVLVKGSEGERDSEKISDYPPPASPVDKPDDGAPGDVAPEAPVGETDDENTVSNKTSVESVEANESNNNNTSITARIASTTPRGRAMTSSFSEVPLDNPA, via the exons ATGGACAAAATGCAGTTGACTTTTCCCTGTCTGACTGTCCTTTTGG GTCTCGTCCTGGCTTCTACcaccacagcccagacacagccagTCAATCCCACTGTAACCCAGCCCACCTCAGCCTCCaacccagccaacaacacacacactctaggaCACACCACGGTTGTAGACAACAATAATTTAACATTATCTGCCATAAACCCAAACCTTACTGATCTCATTTTTGATAACGTCCCTATAACCAATTCCACCGGGAGGCCTAACCACACGGTAACCACACCACTGAAGACCAGTTCAG ATGCCTCTCCAGGACCGACATCCTGGCCCTCACCAATGGACGTCTCTACATCAAAGCCCCCAGCAGAGGCCAGCAGCACAACTGCTAGCACTTCTGCTACTAGCACCACTGAGAATAGAA GTTTGACGGGAACTGCTCAACCAAAACCCTCTGCGAGAAAATCGCCCCACATTG GGTTGATCATCTTTATTGTGATCATCATCGCTGCCTGTGTGCTTGGAGCAACATGCTTCTTTACTAAGAAGACATCAAGG AGGTACTCCGTAGATCTCCGAGACAGGCATGAGGATCTGCCTCTGAGTACTGCGGATCCCGATGCCGTGTTTGACAACTCCTCAACACAGAAGG GGATGGACACCTTTACCGCCGTGGATCTCAACAGCACCGAGGTCCTGGTTAAGGgaagtgagggagaaagag ATAGTGAGAAAATCTCTGACTACCCACCGCCTGCCAGCCCTGTGGACAAACCTGATGATGGGGCCCCTGGAGATGTGGCCCCTGAGGCCCCAGTGGGGGAGACTGATGACGAGAACACTGTCTCCAATAAGACCTCAGTGGAGTCAGTGGAGGCCAAcgagagcaacaacaacaacaccagcaTCACCGCCAGGATCGCTTCAACAACTCCAAGAG GACGGGCCATGACCAGCAGCTTCTCTGAGGTTCCTCTGGACAACCCGGCCTAA
- the LOC118361874 gene encoding rho GTPase-activating protein gacJ-like isoform X1, with the protein MDKMQLTFPCLTVLLGLVLASTTTAQTQPVNPTVTQPTSASNPANNTHTLGHTTVVDNNNLTLSAINPNLTDLIFDNVPITNSTGRPNHTVTTPLKTSSDASPGPTSWPSPMDVSTSKPPAEASSTTASTSATSTTENRSLTGTAQPKPSARKSPHIGLIIFIVIIIAACVLGATCFFTKKTSRRYSVDLRDRHEDLPLSTADPDAVFDNSSTQKGMDTFTAVDLNSTEVLVKGSEGERADSEKISDYPPPASPVDKPDDGAPGDVAPEAPVGETDDENTVSNKTSVESVEANESNNNNTSITARIASTTPRGRAMTSSFSEVPLDNPA; encoded by the exons ATGGACAAAATGCAGTTGACTTTTCCCTGTCTGACTGTCCTTTTGG GTCTCGTCCTGGCTTCTACcaccacagcccagacacagccagTCAATCCCACTGTAACCCAGCCCACCTCAGCCTCCaacccagccaacaacacacacactctaggaCACACCACGGTTGTAGACAACAATAATTTAACATTATCTGCCATAAACCCAAACCTTACTGATCTCATTTTTGATAACGTCCCTATAACCAATTCCACCGGGAGGCCTAACCACACGGTAACCACACCACTGAAGACCAGTTCAG ATGCCTCTCCAGGACCGACATCCTGGCCCTCACCAATGGACGTCTCTACATCAAAGCCCCCAGCAGAGGCCAGCAGCACAACTGCTAGCACTTCTGCTACTAGCACCACTGAGAATAGAA GTTTGACGGGAACTGCTCAACCAAAACCCTCTGCGAGAAAATCGCCCCACATTG GGTTGATCATCTTTATTGTGATCATCATCGCTGCCTGTGTGCTTGGAGCAACATGCTTCTTTACTAAGAAGACATCAAGG AGGTACTCCGTAGATCTCCGAGACAGGCATGAGGATCTGCCTCTGAGTACTGCGGATCCCGATGCCGTGTTTGACAACTCCTCAACACAGAAGG GGATGGACACCTTTACCGCCGTGGATCTCAACAGCACCGAGGTCCTGGTTAAGGgaagtgagggagaaagag CAGATAGTGAGAAAATCTCTGACTACCCACCGCCTGCCAGCCCTGTGGACAAACCTGATGATGGGGCCCCTGGAGATGTGGCCCCTGAGGCCCCAGTGGGGGAGACTGATGACGAGAACACTGTCTCCAATAAGACCTCAGTGGAGTCAGTGGAGGCCAAcgagagcaacaacaacaacaccagcaTCACCGCCAGGATCGCTTCAACAACTCCAAGAG GACGGGCCATGACCAGCAGCTTCTCTGAGGTTCCTCTGGACAACCCGGCCTAA